Proteins from one Carassius gibelio isolate Cgi1373 ecotype wild population from Czech Republic chromosome A25, carGib1.2-hapl.c, whole genome shotgun sequence genomic window:
- the LOC127946963 gene encoding metallophosphoesterase MPPED2-like, producing MTHGPPLGFRDWVPKELQRVGCVELLNTVQKRVRPKLHAYGGIHEGYGIMTDGYTTFINSSTCTVSFQPTNPPIIFDLPNPGNS from the exons ATGACACACGGGCCTCCTCTGG GGTTCAGAGATTGGGTTCCCAAAGAACTTCAGAGAGTTGGCTGTGTGGAACTACTCAACACCGTACAAAAGAGGGTCCGACCCAAACTCCACGCATATGGGGGAATCCATGAAG GTTACGGCATAATGACAGATGGCTATACAACATTTATCAACTCCTCCACATGTACAGTCAGCTTCCAGCCTACCAATCCTCCAATCATATTTGATCTCCCCAACCCAGGAAACTCCTGA